The Papaver somniferum cultivar HN1 chromosome 3, ASM357369v1, whole genome shotgun sequence genome includes a region encoding these proteins:
- the LOC113357905 gene encoding uncharacterized protein LOC113357905 isoform X1, with the protein MEKESPTGAIYKPDVFLETHSVTPDDNPSSSKSLAAEKLVSSPVFKGYIRGVCAGVFKSQFIASEFIKAKVQEEKHNLRREKHKNEALKAEVDAERQKNKTTVHYQISNSSYQHDIGFPSSFGLCCLRNFRKKAVALAYVHSKLLN; encoded by the exons ATG GAAAAGGAAAGCCCCACTGGTGCGATATATAAGCCAGATGTGTTTTTAGAAACACACAGTGTCACCCCAGATGATAATCCCTCATCTTCTAAATCACTGGCAGCTGAAAAACTAGTAAGTTCTCCTGTTTTTAAGGGATACATACGCGGAGTGTGTGCTGGTGTTTTTAAATCTCAGTTTATTGCTTCTGAGTTTATTAAGGCCAAGGTGCAGGAAGAGAAGCACAATCTGCGGAGAGAGAAGCACAAAAACGAAGCTTTGAAAGCAGAGGTTGATGCTGAAAGACAGAAAAACAAGACCACAGTACATTATCAGATCTCTAATAGCTCTTATCAGCAT GATATTGGGTTTCCTTCGTCGTTCGGTCTTTGTTGTTTGAGGAACTTCAGGAAAAAAGCTGTTGCACTTGCATATGTTCATAGTAAGCTACTGAATTGA
- the LOC113357905 gene encoding uncharacterized protein LOC113357905 isoform X4 translates to MEKESPTGAIYKPDVFLETHSVTPDDNPSSSKSLAAEKLVQEEKHNLRREKHKNEALKAEVDAERQKNKTTVHYQISNSSYQHDIGFPSSFGLCCLRNFRKKAVALAYVHSKLLN, encoded by the exons ATG GAAAAGGAAAGCCCCACTGGTGCGATATATAAGCCAGATGTGTTTTTAGAAACACACAGTGTCACCCCAGATGATAATCCCTCATCTTCTAAATCACTGGCAGCTGAAAAACTA GTGCAGGAAGAGAAGCACAATCTGCGGAGAGAGAAGCACAAAAACGAAGCTTTGAAAGCAGAGGTTGATGCTGAAAGACAGAAAAACAAGACCACAGTACATTATCAGATCTCTAATAGCTCTTATCAGCAT GATATTGGGTTTCCTTCGTCGTTCGGTCTTTGTTGTTTGAGGAACTTCAGGAAAAAAGCTGTTGCACTTGCATATGTTCATAGTAAGCTACTGAATTGA
- the LOC113357905 gene encoding uncharacterized protein LOC113357905 isoform X2 translates to MEKESPTGAIYKPDVFLETHSVTPDDNPSSSKSLAAEKLVSSPVFKGYIRGVCAGVFKSQFIASEFIKAKVQEEKHNLRREKHKNEALKAEVDAERQKNKTTDIGFPSSFGLCCLRNFRKKAVALAYVHSKLLN, encoded by the exons ATG GAAAAGGAAAGCCCCACTGGTGCGATATATAAGCCAGATGTGTTTTTAGAAACACACAGTGTCACCCCAGATGATAATCCCTCATCTTCTAAATCACTGGCAGCTGAAAAACTAGTAAGTTCTCCTGTTTTTAAGGGATACATACGCGGAGTGTGTGCTGGTGTTTTTAAATCTCAGTTTATTGCTTCTGAGTTTATTAAGGCCAAGGTGCAGGAAGAGAAGCACAATCTGCGGAGAGAGAAGCACAAAAACGAAGCTTTGAAAGCAGAGGTTGATGCTGAAAGACAGAAAAACAAGACCACA GATATTGGGTTTCCTTCGTCGTTCGGTCTTTGTTGTTTGAGGAACTTCAGGAAAAAAGCTGTTGCACTTGCATATGTTCATAGTAAGCTACTGAATTGA
- the LOC113357905 gene encoding uncharacterized protein LOC113357905 isoform X5 — MEKESPTGAIYKPDVFLETHSVTPDDNPSSSKSLAAEKLEEKHNLRREKHKNEALKAEVDAERQKNKTTVHYQISNSSYQHDIGFPSSFGLCCLRNFRKKAVALAYVHSKLLN; from the exons ATG GAAAAGGAAAGCCCCACTGGTGCGATATATAAGCCAGATGTGTTTTTAGAAACACACAGTGTCACCCCAGATGATAATCCCTCATCTTCTAAATCACTGGCAGCTGAAAAACTA GAAGAGAAGCACAATCTGCGGAGAGAGAAGCACAAAAACGAAGCTTTGAAAGCAGAGGTTGATGCTGAAAGACAGAAAAACAAGACCACAGTACATTATCAGATCTCTAATAGCTCTTATCAGCAT GATATTGGGTTTCCTTCGTCGTTCGGTCTTTGTTGTTTGAGGAACTTCAGGAAAAAAGCTGTTGCACTTGCATATGTTCATAGTAAGCTACTGAATTGA
- the LOC113357905 gene encoding uncharacterized protein LOC113357905 isoform X8 — translation MEKESPTGAIYKPDVFLETHSVTPDDNPSSSKSLAAEKLEEKHNLRREKHKNEALKAEVDAERQKNKTTDIGFPSSFGLCCLRNFRKKAVALAYVHSKLLN, via the exons ATG GAAAAGGAAAGCCCCACTGGTGCGATATATAAGCCAGATGTGTTTTTAGAAACACACAGTGTCACCCCAGATGATAATCCCTCATCTTCTAAATCACTGGCAGCTGAAAAACTA GAAGAGAAGCACAATCTGCGGAGAGAGAAGCACAAAAACGAAGCTTTGAAAGCAGAGGTTGATGCTGAAAGACAGAAAAACAAGACCACA GATATTGGGTTTCCTTCGTCGTTCGGTCTTTGTTGTTTGAGGAACTTCAGGAAAAAAGCTGTTGCACTTGCATATGTTCATAGTAAGCTACTGAATTGA
- the LOC113357905 gene encoding uncharacterized protein LOC113357905 isoform X3 produces MEKESPTGAIYKPDVFLETHSVTPDDNPSSSKSLAAEKLAKVQEEKHNLRREKHKNEALKAEVDAERQKNKTTVHYQISNSSYQHDIGFPSSFGLCCLRNFRKKAVALAYVHSKLLN; encoded by the exons ATG GAAAAGGAAAGCCCCACTGGTGCGATATATAAGCCAGATGTGTTTTTAGAAACACACAGTGTCACCCCAGATGATAATCCCTCATCTTCTAAATCACTGGCAGCTGAAAAACTA GCCAAGGTGCAGGAAGAGAAGCACAATCTGCGGAGAGAGAAGCACAAAAACGAAGCTTTGAAAGCAGAGGTTGATGCTGAAAGACAGAAAAACAAGACCACAGTACATTATCAGATCTCTAATAGCTCTTATCAGCAT GATATTGGGTTTCCTTCGTCGTTCGGTCTTTGTTGTTTGAGGAACTTCAGGAAAAAAGCTGTTGCACTTGCATATGTTCATAGTAAGCTACTGAATTGA
- the LOC113357905 gene encoding uncharacterized protein LOC113357905 isoform X6 — protein MEKESPTGAIYKPDVFLETHSVTPDDNPSSSKSLAAEKLAKVQEEKHNLRREKHKNEALKAEVDAERQKNKTTDIGFPSSFGLCCLRNFRKKAVALAYVHSKLLN, from the exons ATG GAAAAGGAAAGCCCCACTGGTGCGATATATAAGCCAGATGTGTTTTTAGAAACACACAGTGTCACCCCAGATGATAATCCCTCATCTTCTAAATCACTGGCAGCTGAAAAACTA GCCAAGGTGCAGGAAGAGAAGCACAATCTGCGGAGAGAGAAGCACAAAAACGAAGCTTTGAAAGCAGAGGTTGATGCTGAAAGACAGAAAAACAAGACCACA GATATTGGGTTTCCTTCGTCGTTCGGTCTTTGTTGTTTGAGGAACTTCAGGAAAAAAGCTGTTGCACTTGCATATGTTCATAGTAAGCTACTGAATTGA
- the LOC113357905 gene encoding uncharacterized protein LOC113357905 isoform X7, producing MEKESPTGAIYKPDVFLETHSVTPDDNPSSSKSLAAEKLVQEEKHNLRREKHKNEALKAEVDAERQKNKTTDIGFPSSFGLCCLRNFRKKAVALAYVHSKLLN from the exons ATG GAAAAGGAAAGCCCCACTGGTGCGATATATAAGCCAGATGTGTTTTTAGAAACACACAGTGTCACCCCAGATGATAATCCCTCATCTTCTAAATCACTGGCAGCTGAAAAACTA GTGCAGGAAGAGAAGCACAATCTGCGGAGAGAGAAGCACAAAAACGAAGCTTTGAAAGCAGAGGTTGATGCTGAAAGACAGAAAAACAAGACCACA GATATTGGGTTTCCTTCGTCGTTCGGTCTTTGTTGTTTGAGGAACTTCAGGAAAAAAGCTGTTGCACTTGCATATGTTCATAGTAAGCTACTGAATTGA